One Alicyclobacillus acidoterrestris DNA window includes the following coding sequences:
- a CDS encoding SDR family oxidoreductase, whose product MDYGLDQKSVLVTAASRGLGFACAKMYASLGAKVTIASRSEQALDEAAQAIEDETGKRINAVRMDVNRPDDIARVVAAAEEFGNGLDILICNAGGPPKGSFMQLEDSTWYQAFEQNLMSVVRLTRAAVQHLQRSTCGRIVNITSSSIKQPISGLVLSNTMRAGVWGLTKTLSEELAPYGILVNTVGPGRILTDRVREVDEATAARTGMALSEVQQRELERIPLGRYGTPEEFAKAVVFLGSPFNTYITGTALMVDGGMVKAL is encoded by the coding sequence GTGGACTACGGATTAGACCAGAAATCTGTGCTTGTGACGGCAGCCAGCAGGGGTCTTGGATTTGCCTGTGCGAAGATGTATGCGTCTTTGGGGGCGAAGGTGACCATTGCCAGCCGCAGCGAGCAAGCGCTCGACGAGGCCGCGCAGGCGATTGAGGATGAGACGGGGAAGCGTATTAACGCTGTGCGCATGGATGTTAATCGACCAGACGATATTGCGAGAGTTGTCGCCGCCGCCGAGGAATTTGGCAACGGATTGGACATTCTGATTTGTAACGCAGGTGGGCCGCCCAAGGGGTCCTTTATGCAATTGGAGGACAGTACGTGGTACCAGGCCTTTGAGCAGAATCTGATGTCGGTCGTTCGCTTGACTCGGGCAGCGGTACAACATCTGCAGCGGTCGACTTGCGGGCGAATTGTCAATATTACATCGTCGTCCATCAAGCAGCCAATTTCGGGCTTGGTACTATCCAACACGATGCGGGCGGGCGTATGGGGGCTGACGAAAACGTTGAGCGAGGAATTGGCCCCTTATGGTATTTTGGTGAACACGGTAGGGCCGGGGCGCATCTTGACGGACAGGGTTCGGGAAGTTGATGAGGCGACGGCAGCGCGTACTGGGATGGCGTTGTCGGAGGTACAGCAAAGGGAGTTGGAGAGAATTCCACTCGGGCGGTATGGAACGCCAGAGGAGTTTGCCAAAGCCGTGGTTTTTCTTGGATCACCGTTCAATACCTATATCACAGGCACCGCTTTGATGGTGGACGGTGGGATGGTCAAAGCGTTATAA